A window of Aricia agestis chromosome 10, ilAriAges1.1, whole genome shotgun sequence genomic DNA:
TAATCTGTTCTGTTTTAATCTGTGGTATTTTTGAAAACTGGGGCGTTGGAGCATATGTTGGGGTTTCTTTAAATTTTGGTTCCACCGATTTTTCTCGTGGTTTACCCGGAGGTTCTGTGCTCGGGGTTACTGGTCTTTGAGGAATAGCTGGTGCATTAAACATTTCTGGAGTTACTCCTCGTTGTGATGGTAGTAATTCAAAGTTTTGTTGGTAGGGTGGAATACTATCTGGTCTGTGCAATCCAGATTTTGATCTAACAGCAGCGGATGTAAGTCTTTCTTTTTTGTCTAACCTTTCGAAATAATTCTGTGCTGATTTGACTGAAGAAAAACCGTGTGTAGTTAAACCAGATGTTGAAAAATTGGATTGTTCCACAAAATTTGATTGCATCGTTTCACAATTTCTATAAGAATATTGTTGCGATTTTTGGTAACTAGAACTAGACTGTTCTTTGCAAATTGACTTGATGTTTATTTGTTCTGAAAGTTTATCTGGTTGTGATGGGAAAGCTTGCTTAGAAACAGGCTTAAAAGCAGATACCTCCGAATTTATTTGGAAAGTGCTTGACTGTTCTGCTTGCTgatgagaataggttttttcaTATTGATCAATACATATCTGAGCAGAACTTTGTGTTGCCAATGGGCGAATTATTTCACTTAATGTCTTAGAAACATCTGAATTCTGTACAGTTGATGATTGACTCTCATTTAGACCGAACACAAATGGACTAAATGGACGGTCTGGAGCAATGGTAAGTGCATCTTTTAATGATCCTCGTTCAGCAGTAAAACTTTTTACAGGTGTGAATGGTCTATCAGGTGCAGTTGTTAGTGCGTCTGCCAATAAGGAGCCCTCTACATGTGATGTATTGCTAATGAGTTTTGGTTCTACATTGATTTTGAAATCGGATGGAATATATGGAGTTGTTTCAAGGGGTAATTCTATCAAATCAATTGTTTCAGGTGGATTATATGTTTTGATTGGGGGAATTGGTGATACAGGGCGTTTAGGTAATTCGAATTTCAATTTTGGCAAAACCACAATTTCCTTTTCATTTTCATCACTTTGCTCTTGCTTTACTGGATTCGATTGGAGGTCAGATGAAATCTCCGTACTTTGTGGAGGTAAATTAATTGAAGCCATGATTGGTGCAGGATGAGGTAACGGTGAATATGGTCTATCAGGTGCAGTCGTTAACGCGTCCACTAATGATAGCGATGCGTTGTTAGAGTTTGATATTACGATATCATCACGTTTGATTTCGGTACTTGCAGTAGTTTGATTAATTTCCTCACTTTTTTCAGCACCTTGATTGGTTGTGTTAGTATCGCGTAGACCCTCGTTTTGAATCGAAACTGTTTCTTCTTTTTGAGCCAGCAACAAATTAGAATTAGTGTTTTCGCTTTTTTGTTGGGTAGATCTTTGCTGTTCTTCATTGTAATTACTTGTTTCTTCTTTTTTGACTTGCGATTGCTTTGTTTCTGCGCATTGCTCCATCTGGTTAGAACTTTCTTCTATAGTTTTCTGAATGTCAGACTTGATAGAACTTATTGTTTGATCATTTGGTTTCTTTGCTTCCTGCGCAGTTACATTTGTTTGATAAACAGCAACGCTTTGACTTTCCGAAGCAGCCTGCTGTGAAAAACTTTGAACAGTACAGCTAGATGATTGTTCAACTTTTTGAGAttgtttactttcaacaatAGATTCAACTTTCGATGTTGTAGCTGCTGCTTTCGACATACTGGCAGCAGAGAATGATAAATTTGAAGAAAATTCTGATGTACTCTGCGATGTCGAGGTTGCAGAAACTTGAGCAACAGATTTTAGCTGTTCGCTTGCTGCTTGAGATGAAGATGTATTGCGTGCTTGCAATAATAAAGATTCCGTTGGGACTTTCGATGACAAATCAGTAGTTGTCGCTGGTTTACAGGTATTCGGTATATTTTCTTGTGTTGATGGCTCATCTTCAGGGGGATTTGGAGGGGGCCACACAATGCTTTTAACATTTTTGGCTGTTAGTAGTATTAGGTAAATAAGGTTGCGAGTAGGGAAAGAAAAACAATGAAGCagattagtatttttttaaacggctaaaatatttataacttttgcactttaaaattatacaatcaaATAACCAATACGAATCTCAAAATGGCTGACTTCAGACAATATACTTCTCAGTCAAATTCAGTGCTTATGATGCGTAGCAGTTATTATACGTATTAAAAGCACATGATCATAAAATGTGCGAAAATGCAATTCagtgattaattaattattcattaacTAACACAGTCCATTGAAAAACTATAATCTTAAGATTTAATTAACAACGGACGGAGCAAATAACAGCTATTTATAAAGCTAAGCGCTAAAACAATTTTCTTTTATACCCttaaacgttttatttattACCTTTATTAAGAAATGAAACTGGGGCCTCTGTCAAAATAAATAttcttattacatattttgtaatttttgtcaTTATGTATATCGTTTATATTTCCATGTtaagcaaatattttaatagtcaatgattttagtaatttactggtatttttataaaaatatactagtCGTATTATAATGAATTTCCTCTGCTCTATTCTACGttatgttaaagttaaattGTCTAACATATAAATGTACGCCAAAGCCTCAAATTAATTAGATTATTAGCTCTTTACTCGTTGTAAACACCTTAAAAACTCTTGTAGATTAATATTACATGATGCATGACTACAAGACTACTTACATTAAGAAATACAATGATATTATGTCCTGCTATGTTTATCATTCAGTCTCAGTCCTATATAACACCTTTTTGTTTCCTTTAATTAAATTACTGATACATACtgttttttggactacattactctatttattaattctttgcattacatcatattatgatgacatgttaaaatatgtaggtcctataattttaaataataaatattatattattttatgtactaaAATCTAAAACTACAGCGTTATTCAAAGACTCGCACTTCGAAACTTGGTATGAATTccttataatatacttttcttGTACATACTAGTACCAGTCCAAAAGGAGAATAACATCGTTTGATATACAGTAGCAAATAAACTCTGTCGGTTGTTACAAATAATGATTATAGCGACGACATCCTAATAAGCTATCCAAAAATTACTAGAACATTACAAAACAGGCCCTACAAAaatgaaatagaaaaaataaataaatttaaagttccTATTATAAAGCAAAAGTGACCCGCTTACTTGGCGCGAAAGGCATATGTGGGGCGGCGGTGGGCGCGTTGACGGGCCTCGCTGGTGATACGGGGCCGGAGCGTGGTGACAGCGACGGCGAATATGCCGAGCCGATAGATGAGCCAAACGGCTTCGGTCCCGACAGGTTGCTAGATGGCTGCAAAAATATCTTTGATGCAGTACCCAACCAGACTTTAGGCACCTTTGAAAGATAGCGCCGCTCTTGTAGAGCATTGTTTTTGTCATTGAGAGcacaccagagatgtgttgcgagaaatttgtttttaagatccaatagaatcgctgcgctgaaTGTTGTCAGGCAAAAgaagcgtttctattggttctcaaaaacacattcctcgcaagtcgcaacacatctctggtgaaaACGCAGCCTAAAGAGTGGCGAGTGGTAGACTGCTTAGTTGCAGTAATGACTAACGATGTTTCATGTTTGACACGGACGATGCAATACATGTTCGCGTGCAAATGACGTCcctttaggcatttaggcactAATGTAGCCGTTTTTATCAATGGCAACTATGATAGCCGCCAGCAACATTAATTATTCTCAACGGAGTTTGAAGTAGAGAACAACAGCCAGAAATGATACGGCATGATTAATagtattatatttcattcttcAAAACTTACGCTGAATAAGGATGAGGAACCGTTGGTATAGTTGTTGGTAGCGAGCGGCGGTAGTGGGGTGGAGTAGGTATTGGTTGGAATACGTCCACcgctgaaaaatatattaaaaacattaagTCCGTGTTATGGTGttacgtttaaatatataaaggtcaaaaatatttaaaataattatcttagggcctgtttcaccgcttcctgataagcctacccaccacttaatttgacagatggagtatggtaaatctgtcaaataaccctatcgggcaccttatcaggaagcggtgaaacaggccattaggatcctattttattataaatgcaaattgAATGCGCCTCGAAAGTTTTTTTATCGTGTAAGTATGGGCGCAAAGTCGCAAATAATTATCAATGACTAAAAAAGATATAGTGGTGGCGGTTAGTCgacaaaatagtataaaaaatatttacggtGGCACGGTGACTGGCTCCAAATTAAGTGCTGGCGGGTTCTGGCGAGCCACGAGCTTAGCGTGTATGTCGCAGTACAGCTTGCCGTTTATGTTGTAGTAGCCCTGATTCTTAAGCGAGGTGCCACACGTCGAACATTTGAAGCATTCCACGTGTAAATTCTTATCCTTGATACGCACGAAAACGCCACTGCACAGAAGTAAAATGTGTGTTAGGTGGCATTCATAATATAGAAATAGAAACGAGCAAAATTAATGTATTTTGAATCGATACAGGAAATATAAAACATGACCTTGAAATACAATATCGATGGCATGAACCTAGATCTACGAACATTCATGCTTACCATAACTGTGTAACATATTTTTGCCAAGCGGTAAATCGGTACACGgttcaattaattatattacagTACAGTGAATTGATGACATGCTGATGAGAGTTATTAGTATCGTGCGCTACTACACAGTGATTTGTGAGTGGTCGTAGGACGTATTTCATTATGTAACAGCGCGGCGATCCATGGCTAGTCGCAGCCATCGACCGTATAAAATTATCTGATTAATGATCTACATTTTCCATGTCGACTCTACTGAGAGACGTATATCATGCGGTATTTCGTCGTCTGTGAATTTCGAATATGTACAAAGAATGCCTCACAATAATAAACTACTAGTGATCTACACATTCGGACACGGTCGCAAACACTTCAGGCACGGCGGGCGCGTCTTACACGATGTAGCGGTAACACTCGTCGCAGTGGGGCGTGTCCTTGACGACGGGCAGGGCGGAGTCGGGCGGGGGCTGAGCGGGCGCGCCCAGGGCGATGCGGCCGTCGGGCAGCACCTGGTGGCAGCCTACGGGGATGCTGGGCCGGTGCGGTGGCTCCGGCGCCAGGCGCTCGGGCTCGGGCTGCGGCGTCTGCGTGCCCGTGGTTGCGCGCGGCACCGCCGGCTGCGGGGCGGTCTCCACGCGCGGGGTGCGCGACCGCGAGCGGTGCGAGCGCAGCAGGCTGCTCGGCGTCCCCGCCCGAGCCACGCTCGCACGCGAGTAAAATGGATTCGGCTCTGTCGTCACACCCTAACGCTTTACCCCGCTGATACTGTATAGTAGTATTGCGGATCCCAAGAATATCTTAGAATTTGCAATCATCTCACGCAGATTgagcaaaatataaattgtttaataaCAATTGATAAATTTCTCCCCGGCAAATATTGGAGTACCACTGCATTGAAGTCGACGAAGAGtagaatgtagattgtagatctACCTTGCGTCATCAATCTCTCGACATTCGTCGACGGCATTTACTTCTAAATGTAGTGACAATCCAATTTTTGCTCGATGGTCtcttaaaattacaatattatcatttatcacagaATGCATCAAGGACTTACAAGGTTCACATGTTCAGTTCATTGGGTAACattataacatatatttttttttggattcaggtataaaaataaatgtcgtAACGTATATCAGGGGGTAAAGGTGTTAGCAAAAGGTACCGCGCAGATTAGACCGGGGGCGCATGCCATTTCCCTAAACAATTTGGAACCGCGAGTGTTTGCGACCGTGTCGGGCGGTAGTCGTCCGACTTACGTGATGAGTCTCTCGCACTCCTCGCAAATGTTTTGTCCGGGTGGCAGGCCGCCCGTGTTGTTGATGGGCGCATCGGGCCGCGTGACGGGCGCGGACACGTGTCGCAAACCGCTAACACCGCTAACCGGTGTCGTAGACATCGGCGGGACTTCGGCTACATGCCAATTAGGTTCTGATTAATACTGAGCTCGTTGTTGACCACAATTTTAGCAAGTAACACTGGTTCAAATTTAACCATTAACTACCTATTGTAAGTGTTATAAAACGTGATTTCCCTATATCAAAGGATTGTAGTGAATATATACAGTGAAAAGTTCATAACACATGACGTAACAGATGAATATTGGAACATTTTTAGAGAATCTGGGAATAACACCCACACACGCAATaacatgatttatttatttgatttcgGATTTAAGTTTTGTGTCAGTTATCATCAGAGGCACTTTTAGATTTTTCGTATTCGGGACATCTTTATATGTCTCTAAACATAGATCAGTCACTATCTCAAAAATCTCTTATATTCTTAGCCAATACAAATCATGTAGTAGAAGATGGTTGCGTGTGTGGGCAACAATATTCGGATAGTATAAATTGCGTATCTTATACCTGGCTCAGGATCGTTTTCAGCTTCTTGTAGCACCTTGAATACGGCACTCTTTTCTGCGTCGTACGTTTTTTCATTCTTTTTGAAATTAACTCTGTAAACATATTTGAAGTAAATTAGTGTCTTATGCCTTTTAATTACCTTCTAATAGCATTGTAGATTTCTTAACGTGTTTACatctactataataataattcgtgGCAGTGATGAGTGAATACATAAACTCCTGATAAACACAACCAAAACTACATTCCCTTGAACATTCAGAGTTAGCCAGCTACCTGTAAACAGGTGTTGCGTTTGATTTTTGAATGCTTGAACTGTTTTTTGAGTACACATACAGTAACATACGTTTATGTAAAGTCAGCAGTAATAATCGTAAAGTAATTTATTAAGAATTATTCGTAAacatttacaattaaaaaaactcTTTCCACAGAGATTTAACtattcttaaacataatatatgttCTCATTCCCTAAGCAGTCAACAAATTACGTAATTATGCTTCATAATGCTCTTAAGAAATCAAAATGCAGATGCATATTATTGTTCAGGCACAAGCAATAACTTGGAACATGACTAACgatttttattagaatttacgTCAAGATGCGTAAACAAGGATAGAGCTTCATTTCCATTTCGTTTCAAAATCTCGTATGTGTTAGTTCTCGTATCTATCGCAATATTGTTTATTGATACCAGCTTAATGAAATATTTACCCCAATACTCCGCCAGCTAACACCTCGGTTTGGGCGGAGAGTGTCTCGGCGATGGTCTTGTCACTGTACATGTTGACTGGCGTGTTGTACTGTTTGTTCACAATGCTCTTCACCGAGTCGCTTCCATTCATCTGTAAATCGAATTGCGACCTATTTTTAAGAACCAAACATTGAAAATCCGAATCTTAGAAGTTAGATAAATTGTCAAAGCGTTAGCATATTTCTAATCCTATTAAGGCTCAGGGACCAGGGTGTAGTTCCCTTTTTCGGGATCattttttcaaagattattATTTCTTGGTTTGTTCAATAATAAGTATTTGGAAACAGACGTATATTGCTTACATAGCCGAATGGTTTGGCAACGTTGTTGTGCCCAGATCCGAAGGCTCGGGATGGTTGTGGGGTGGCCTTCAACGACGTGGATGTTACTGGCACAGGGCTAGCACCGAGAGGACGCGAACCTGGCCTGGGGAGGCTACCAGTGGGAGTCACGCTAGGCCTCCATGTACTACCGCCGCTAAAAAGAAAGAGAGTTTCAAGTGTTTTAAAGCATTTAACCTGCCAAGGAGCCAAGGACTTTATTTCCAGAGATATAAAGCGAAGAAAATTCGTAGAAAAGTATAACTTAAAcaagaaaatgttttattacgaAGATATATTGCTGTTGACCTAGACCATGGTTTATAAATTGTTTCAACTAGCACAAGTAACCTGATTGAATACGCTTACATAATGTTGCCTGGGACCATATATGTAAAGTGATGGTGTAACCAGTATTCCGTGATTCTTGATTAACTTATTGTCGATGTAGTTACTCAGTAAATAGAAGATTGAAGGTTATTGATATTCAAGGTTGTGGTAGTATTTCTAAGTTTTACGATCTGTTTCTTCTTTTCTCTTCTAACGGGTGTTGTATCCTTAGATAAATTTATAGGCATCTCCGTCATTTGGTCGGTTTATGGTTTGTCAACCAAATGATATCTGGCAATTTCTCTGATACTACTATATTTACCGTTGCACGGTGAGCTCGAGCATAGGCCCTGCGGCACGGATGGTGTCCTGGGCCTCTTGGTGCCGCAGTGTGTACACATCGGTGTTGTTGACGCGGATCAGCGCATCGCCCGCCTGCAGACCGGCGCGCTCTGCTGCGCTGCCACCGTTTACCTGGGAAATAACAATCGTAATTCATGATACGAGTTTAACCATTGGATTTCAAGGTTCATGAATTACCTCGTCTTTGATGTTGTATGTTTAGCCATTTTTTaaggttttcatattttatttctaaatattaaCTCAAGATGCTACGAGTATGAGCGGTTAAGCTCGCGTAAGTCCCAACTGAGTAGTATTGCAAGAATTGAGGATTCTATacatttttgtagtaatgtaagcTATAATTTGACCATATTCAATGGTCACTCGTACTTTTCTTGACAATTGAGCTATACAGCAACTATTTTCTCTCctaaattaaaattgaattttactaGCTCAATAAGGCCATATTATGAGTTCGTGACTTCTCTTTGGTTTGGTTTGTTTACATAGCACGGTATTCATAGCAGTTATTGTAACTTATGCTGAAATCTTGATTACAATCGTAATTGGTAAGCTAAAATTGCACGTCGTGTGCGGTCCATATATAATAAATGGAAATAAGTTTATCATGGTTTATTTGAATATAATGTACCGTTTTAATATATTCTACATTTTCCGTATTAGTCATTAGGATAATATTCTGTTAtttatggtaaaattaaaattatcatcAATATGACATTTAAAGCTACAAACAATATGAATATATTCATTTAGGACAATTTTGAGAACTATAAGGTTAATTCTATGTCTCATTTGCTTCCTAAGATGCCTTTCTGTATTACTTATTGTTTTTATCCTTTTTCGGCTGATATTgcattttgtttcttttattaatatattttaattatttgataTGAAACGGCACAACCGGTGCTACCAGTTTGCTGCCTTTATGTCTATTTTTGTATGATTTGTTTTTGTCGCTAGTTAGACGTATGCTCTTAATTCGTGGAACTACACTATACTTGGTGGTGACCTAAtcctttgttttatttatgaggaaatTTTACCGTGTGCGTAAAGCTGCAACTGAAGGAAAGTCACCGTTGTTTGTTACGTATCAAAATTAAGAAGCAGTTTCAAtcctaatattatgtacttctcCATCTCTAGTTCTATTAAGTAATACTATTATGAACTTATAATTCCTCCTAAAATTGTGCAACTGCTAAAAGAATTTAAGAACGCTAATGCGCAGATCGATCTAAATCGAGCGGCATCTCTAGTTAGGTCCAGGTATTTTTAGTCAGCATTCCTAGACGCAGGTACACTTTAGTTCGGAATGCGAAACGGCTGCAGGGAGCGGAAGGAAGAAGAGATGACGTCACGGTCACAATGAGATCAGCGCGAGCCACGTGTCTGGACGAGAGGATCCACTCGTTTTCAAACGACATAACTCGTATAACGACAACGCGTCCATCGAAAGTAAAACCATTTCTAGtactagagagtagagacaaaagtAGCAATGgtggaaatataaaatgattagatgtcccgcgcggcttcgcccgcgtaaattaggaattttacaggaaccgtacattttcccataaaaaatagcttatgtccctactcccttcacttggtctactctatatctgtgcttaatattgccataaaaattgctccggtagttggtaatttcttatatttcctccgtttttcccacattttcctgagtttcttcggtcctattagtcttagcgtgataatatttagcctatagtcttactcgataaatgagctatttaacactgaaataagttttaaatcagacctgtagttcctgagattaacacGTTCAAGCAAATCAAAAGCTTCAggtttattatattaggtaggtgttgattttttaattatcgcttgacaaactcgagtctcgatctaaaagactatgaaaattaccaataacagggtcattatgggctcataagtcataaccatgggacgatgcatggtataatatggtagtgatgatgattaatgtaatttgcatagtagcatatgcttcccgttcttaaaacaacgccgaaactcccaaacttgtatctataaagaatcaggagttctctcagcaccttccgaaccacggtataccaggtatacctcggtgcaaaatcttacttgttggtagcatatgcttagaatacttctgacgaatccgaagtcaccacatgtttccctataaattttgaggagttccctcgattacttatggatccttcatcagacttttgtgaatataataccaaattgggatgataccctatataccaaaagaaaaattttgaaaatcagttaacaaacggcggagtaatcgttgaacataagaaaacgaacataacacctcccccattttgaaagtcggttaaaattgtagcctatgtgttattctgatgtatgagctatattattgtaaagtttcattaaaatccgttcagtagtttttgcgtgaaagagtaacaaacatccatacatccacacatccatacatccatacatctatacatccaaacaaactttcgcctttataatattataagtaggaTATGCAAGAAACTACCATCAatattaaatcatttaaaaaaaatacatttgagTCCGGACTTACACAAATTACTTCTATTGCCATATCTGTCTTAATAAAGATATCAATTAATTTGCTTTTGAACCTGAAGAACGACACGAATTAAGTTTGCTAATTATTCTTGTACATCAACAAAGTtattatttgattgattattatattttatataaggcGCTTCGGTTAGCTCTTTCGTTAGCTTATCTACAGTaaacatgaaataataataatatattgtagagAAGCGACCTCACCACAGTAAACTGTACTTAAGTGACACATACCTGCTGTTTTAGGTCAAATTATTATCTCCTTTGTTTCACAGTCACATTAAGACCTAAATTTTAATACCGGTATAGCAACACAAGGACAACTAAAAAGGTGTGCATACCGGTTTTTAATAGATACTCAGTTCTTTCCACTACGTTACGTGTCTTATCACTAAAGTGAACATACGCCTTCCACATTTATATGCTCCCCTTCCTATCTGTCAGCTGTCGAGAATTTAATGTTTCTGCCAACAGTAAAACTCGCATAGCCTTCCTTCGGACACTCGTTGGCAGTGACCTCGCTTGCCATCTACCCTCTGTACTTAAGACTTGGCATTGTGATATGTAATACATATTCTCATATTATACTCAATATACTAAAGATTGTGTATTGAAGTACTATTTTTGtcgtataataatttatttccgtTTCATAGCCTCATGCCAAGGGATGATTCAGTGCAAATCAAAGTCTTTACTAAGTCTAAACGTCACGAAATATAGAGTTATGCTCTACCAACAACATATGCGTAGGTAACCATTAGCAGAATT
This region includes:
- the LOC121731303 gene encoding PDZ and LIM domain protein Zasp isoform X7, yielding MAQLLTVRLNKSDQQPLGFRLQGGKDFGTPLVVQKVNGGSAAERAGLQAGDALIRVNNTDVYTLRHQEAQDTIRAAGPMLELTVQRGGSTWRPSVTPTGSLPRPGSRPLGASPVPVTSTSLKATPQPSRAFGSGHNNVAKPFGYMNGSDSVKSIVNKQYNTPVNMYSDKTIAETLSAQTEVLAGGVLGVNFKKNEKTYDAEKSAVFKVLQEAENDPEPEPNPFYSRASVARAGTPSSLLRSHRSRSRTPRVETAPQPAVPRATTGTQTPQPEPERLAPEPPHRPSIPVGCHQVLPDGRIALGAPAQPPPDSALPVVKDTPHCDECYRYIVGVFVRIKDKNLHVECFKCSTCGTSLKNQGYYNINGKLYCDIHAKLVARQNPPALNLEPVTVPPGGRIPTNTYSTPLPPLATNNYTNGSSSLFSPSSNLSGPKPFGSSIGSAYSPSLSPRSGPVSPARPVNAPTAAPHMPFAPTKNVKSIVWPPPNPPEDEPSTQENIPNTCKPATTTDLSSKVPTESLLLQARNTSSSQAASEQLKSVAQVSATSTSQSTSEFSSNLSFSAASMSKAAATTSKVESIVESKQSQKVEQSSSCTVQSFSQQAASESQSVAVYQTNVTAQEAKKPNDQTISSIKSDIQKTIEESSNQMEQCAETKQSQVKKEETSNYNEEQQRSTQQKSENTNSNLLLAQKEETVSIQNEGLRDTNTTNQGAEKSSSVGVTPRGKNFGVSTAPRRGRGILNKAALPGSRVPLCGSCNGNIRGPFITALGRIWCPEHFICVNATCRRPLQDIGFVEENGQLYCEYCFEQYIAPACDKCHAKIKGDCLNAIGKHYHPECFICVYCGKVFGNNTFFLEDGLPYCEADWNELFTTKCFACGFPVEAGDRWVEALNNNYHSQCFNCTVCKKNLEGQSFFAKGGRPFCKAHAR
- the LOC121731303 gene encoding PDZ and LIM domain protein Zasp isoform X2 codes for the protein MAQLLTVRLNKSDQQPLGFRLQGGKDFGTPLVVQKVNGGSAAERAGLQAGDALIRVNNTDVYTLRHQEAQDTIRAAGPMLELTVQRGGSTWRPSVTPTGSLPRPGSRPLGASPVPVTSTSLKATPQPSRAFGSGHNNVAKPFGYMNGSDSVKSIVNKQYNTPVNMYSDKTIAETLSAQTEVLAGGVLGVNFKKNEKTYDAEKSAVFKVLQEAENDPEPEPNPFYSRASVARAGTPSSLLRSHRSRSRTPRVETAPQPAVPRATTGTQTPQPEPERLAPEPPHRPSIPVGCHQVLPDGRIALGAPAQPPPDSALPVVKDTPHCDECYRYIVGVFVRIKDKNLHVECFKCSTCGTSLKNQGYYNINGKLYCDIHAKLVARQNPPALNLEPVTVPPGGRIPTNTYSTPLPPLATNNYTNGSSSLFSPSSNLSGPKPFGSSIGSAYSPSLSPRSGPVSPARPVNAPTAAPHMPFAPTKNVKSIVWPPPNPPEDEPSTQENIPNTCKPATTTDLSSKVPTESLLLQARNTSSSQAASEQLKSVAQVSATSTSQSTSEFSSNLSFSAASMSKAAATTSKVESIVESKQSQKVEQSSSCTVQSFSQQAASESQSVAVYQTNVTAQEAKKPNDQTISSIKSDIQKTIEESSNQMEQCAETKQSQVKKEETSNYNEEQQRSTQQKSENTNSNLLLAQKEETVSIQNEGLRDTNTTNQGAEKTRSRPTTPSLINKPAPIIPHYQMNLITVEHLAPDTYTYNPSSDEGSRSPTPKPRSRSPAQGPSGLKAQAPRIKEANSNLFNQVQQQATTNRQSNLMNVNVANSMNFPTSQPSIVKEERLSNVGYQTERYNQKDMSIKENSMYKQNYAQRQMESQNVSEYGNTTVQRTQKTFEEFERKQSAKVIEIRKGPQPSGSYQPIESNIQPSFINTKEVYPSQSISSTAFPKQNVCSNTTNKNVASSITQSDMYQTNPLNSGANQDPVCDPTPSTGSSVGVTPRGKNFGVSTAPRRGRGILNKAALPGSRVPLCGSCNGNIRGPFITALGRIWCPEHFICVNATCRRPLQDIGFVEENGQLYCEYCFEQYIAPACDKCHAKIKGDCLNAIGKHYHPECFICVYCGKVFGNNTFFLEDGLPYCEADWNELFTTKCFACGFPVEAGDRWVEALNNNYHSQCFNCTVCKKNLEGQSFFAKGGRPFCKAHAR
- the LOC121731303 gene encoding PDZ and LIM domain protein Zasp isoform X8, which codes for MAQLLTVRLNKSDQQPLGFRLQGGKDFGTPLVVQKVNGGSAAERAGLQAGDALIRVNNTDVYTLRHQEAQDTIRAAGPMLELTVQRGGSTWRPSVTPTGSLPRPGSRPLGASPVPVTSTSLKATPQPSRAFGSGHNNVAKPFGYMNGSDSVKSIVNKQYNTPVNMYSDKTIAETLSAQTEVLAGGVLGVNFKKNEKTYDAEKSAVFKVLQEAENDPEPEPNPFYSRASVARAGTPSSLLRSHRSRSRTPRVETAPQPAVPRATTGTQTPQPEPERLAPEPPHRPSIPVGCHQVLPDGRIALGAPAQPPPDSALPVVKDTPHCDECYRYIVGVFVRIKDKNLHVECFKCSTCGTSLKNQGYYNINGKLYCDIHAKLVARQNPPALNLEPVTVPPGGRIPTNTYSTPLPPLATNNYTNGSSSLFSPSSNLSGPKPFGSSIGSAYSPSLSPRSGPVSPARPVNAPTAAPHMPFAPTKNVKSIVWPPPNPPEDEPSTQENIPNTCKPATTTDLSSKVPTESLLLQARNTSSSQAASEQLKSVAQVSATSTSQSTSEFSSNLSFSAASMSKAAATTSKVESIVESKQSQKVEQSSSCTVQSFSQQAASESQSVAVYQTNVTAQEAKKPNDQTISSIKSDIQKTIEESSNQMEQCAETKQSQVKKEETSNYNEEQQRSTQQKSENTNSNLLLAQKEETVSIQNEGLRDTNTTNQGSSVGVTPRGKNFGVSTAPRRGRGILNKAALPGSRVPLCGSCNGNIRGPFITALGRIWCPEHFICVNATCRRPLQDIGFVEENGQLYCEYCFEQYIAPACDKCHAKIKGDCLNAIGKHYHPECFICVYCGKVFGNNTFFLEDGLPYCEADWNELFTTKCFACGFPVEAGDRWVEALNNNYHSQCFNCTVCKKNLEGQSFFAKGGRPFCKAHAR